DNA sequence from the Amycolatopsis sp. Hca4 genome:
CATCCTCGCGGAGGGCCGCTTGCGGCTGCTCGACCGGTGACCATCACCGGCGGTCACCATCCGTAAGACGGGCGTGACCGCCGGTAGGTTCCGTCCGCGTGCTGGGACGGTCGGCGACGGGGAGATCACGATCGGACGCGGACTTGGTCACTCGCGTTTTGGCGAGCGAACGCTGTGCAACTCTGGGGAGCCGCACCGAGAAAGGACGGCTTCGGAAGCCATGGCGAAACTCATGTCCGTGCACCACCTGGCGCTCACCGTGACCGACGTGGACCGCAGCGTGCCGTGGTACGTCCGCGTCCTCGACCTCGAGGAGGTCACCCGGCGCGAAGAGCCGGACACGGGACTGCGCAAGGTCGCGCTGCGGTCCGCCGGCGACGAGTTCTCGGTGGTCCTGGTGCAGCACGCGGACACCGGGCGCCGCGGCTTCGACGAACGCCGCACCGGGCTGGACCACGTCGCGTTCCGCGTGCATTCGGCCGCCGAGCTGGCGGAGTGGGAGTGCAGGCTCCAGGAGTTCGGCGTCCACTACCAGGACGCGGCGCCGTCGCGCACGTTCGAAGGCTCGCGGGTCGTGGTGTTCCGCGACCCGGACGGCATCCAGCTGGAGATCTGGGCCGACCCGGAGCTCTGAGGCTCAGGCCCGCGCGTCGTCCCGCTCGTCCACCGGGCGCCGCATCTCCTGGCGGTACCGCAGCACGCCGTACCCGGTACCGATCACGAAGAACGCGATGCTGATCCACAGCGCCGCCGTCTTCAGCCACGGCAGGGCGTCCAGCAGGCCCGCGCCGTAGTAACCCAGCAGGACCAGCGTCGGCACCCACAGCAGGCCGCCGAGGGCCGTCGCCGCCATGAAGCGGCGAGGGTCCATCCGGGCGGCGCCCGCGATCAGCGGGGCCAGCGTCCTGATCCACGGGATCCAGCGGGCCGCCACGATCGCGAAGAAACCCCGCCGGTCCAGGAACCGCTGCGCCCGCTCGAGGGCCTGCCGGTTCAGCACCTTGCCGTCGCGGCGGGCGATGAGCTTCGTCCCGCCCGTGCGGCCGATGTAGTACCCGATCTGGTTGCCCAGGACCGCGACGATGAGCGCGGCCCCCGACAGGAACCACGCGTTGGCGTCCGAGCCGTGCTGGGCCAGCACCACGCCCGCCCCGAACAGGAGCGAATCACCGGGCAGGAACAGCCCGATGATGAGCGCGCACTCGACCAGCACGAAGCTCAGCACGATCACCCAGACGAGCAGCGGTCCGGCGGTGTCCAGCCAGCTCACGCCGACGCCCGCGGCCTCGATGCTCACGACGTTCACACCGCGAGCCTACGTGGCCCGGGTGAACGGGCCGCGGCTAACGGTCAAATCGAGCCCGCTGGAAGTTTCAGCTTTCACCAACGGTGAAGGCCCCCTCACCAGCGGTGAGAGGGCCTTTCCGCGAAAGCTCAGAACTGCGGCAGCGTCTCGCCCTGCACCGCTTCGACGTCCAGCTCGATCTTCACCGTCGTGCCGACCGCGGCGACACCGGCGCGGACCATCGCGCTGTAGTTGATCGCGAAGTCGTTCCGGTGCAACGTCGTCTCGGCGTGGAACGCGACGCGCACGCCGCCCCACGGGTCCGGGCCCCAGCCGCCGTAGGTCAGCTCGAGCTCGACCTCGCGGCGCTCGCCGTGCAGCGTCAGCTCGCCCAGCAGCGTCCACGAGTCCGGGCCGCGCTGCCGCAGCCCGGTGCTGGTGAACGTGATCACCGGGTGCACGTCGACGTCGAGGAAGTCCGGTGAGCGCAGGTGGTCGTCGCGCATCCGGATGCCGGTTTCGATGCTCGCCGCCTTGATCTCGGCGTGCACCGACGACCGCTCGGCCGGGCGGCCGATCTCGATCCGGCCGGAGACGTCCGGGAACCGCGCTTTGATGCTCGCGATGCCCAGGTGCCGCGCGGTCGCGACCACCGACGTGTGCATCGGGTCGATCACCCACGGCCCGGCGGGCGGCAGCTCGACCGCCTCGGCGACCGGGGCCAGCACCACGTCGCCGAGCGAGCCGCTGCCGTCCGAAGCGATCTGGGCCGTCCGCGCGATCGGGGTGTACCCGGCGGCCGTGACGACCGCCGTGTACGCACCCGGAGCGAGCGCGTCGGTGACGACCTCGCCGCGCACGTCCGCCGCCTGCCGGGCGACCTGCCGCCCGGCCGGGTCGGTGACGGTGAGCACCGCGTGCTCCACCGCCCAGCCCTCGGCCGTGCGGAAGGTTGCGCGCAGGCCGGTCATGACCGGTCGACCAGCTCGTCGAGGGCCTGGTCGTAGCTCAGCCGGACGTCGTGGTCCGCTTCGCCACCGGTCAGCTCCACCTGGCTGGTCGCCGGCGGGTAGCCGCTCGCGACCACGGTGTACGCGCCCGCGGGCAGGTCGCTGACCACGTACTTGCCTTCGCCGTCGGTCCGGGCCACGGCCGCGACGTTGCCTTCGGCGTCGAGCACGGTGATCCGCGCGTCGGGGACCACCCGGTCGCCCTCGGTGCGCGCGGTGCCGGACAGCAGCACCGAGCTCGCGAGCTCGACGTCGTGGCGCAGCACGCCGCTGTCGGGCACGGTGAGCGTCACCGCGAAGGGCCGGTAGCCCTCGCTGCTGGCGACCAGGGTGTACGCCCCGGCGCCGACCCCGACGAACGCGTAGGTGCCGTCCGTGGTCGTGATGAACGCGCCGTTCACCTCGCCGCGGCCGTCGGTCAGCGTCACCGTCACGTTCGGCAGCGGCTGGCCGGTCGCGGCCGCCCGGACGGTGCCGGTCAGCTCGCCGGACCCGGTGAGCGTGACGTCGACCGTGGCCGGCCCGTTGCTGATCACGACGCTGGAGGCCTGCGGCTGGTGGCCGTGCGCGGACACGATGAGCACGTACGCGCCCGGGCCCTGGCTCGGCACCGAGTAGCTGCCGTCGGCCGCCCCGGTGGCCCGCGCGACCTGGCGGCCGCGCTGGTCGATGAGGGTCAGCGCGGCGCCCGCCACGTGGCTGCCGTCCTGGCGCCGGACGTGGCCGGTCACCGGCACGCCGCCCGCGCCGACGGGGGTGTCGAGCTCGGACTCCGCAACGGAGTTCGTGATCGGCAGCGCACCCGAAACGGCCTGGTAGTCGCCGTGCCCGTTGGTGCTCAGCGCGTGCTTGCCGCCGCTGCCCACGAGCGCGGGTTCGCGGTCGACCGGGCGGACCGGTTCGACGATCTCGGTGGGCTCGTCGGCGTGGTCGTCCGCCTCGAGCAGCGCCTCGCCGCCCTCCATGGCCGCCGCGGCCGGGGCCGCGTTGGTCAGCGGGATCTCCTTCATGAACAGCAGCACCAGCGTGGCCAGCAGGGCCACCGCACCCGCGATGTAGAACACCGTGGTGATCGACTCGGTGAAGCCGATCAGCACCGGCGTCCGGATCGCCTCGGGCAGGCTCTGGATGCCGCTGGTGTTCTCCGACAGGTTGCCGATGCCCGCGCCGGCGCCGGCCGGCAGCTGCCCGCCGAACGCCTTGGTGATGTTCGGCAGCAGCGTGTTGAACAGGACGGTCAGGAAGATCGCGACACCGGCGGTACCACCGATCTGGCGGAAGAAGGTCGCCGACGCGGTCGAGACACCCATGTCGCTGCGCGGGCCCGCGTTCTGCACCGCGATGATCAGCGTCTGCATGCACTGGCCGAGGCCGAGACCGATGATGGCGGCCGCGACCAGCGGGTGCCACAGCGCCGAGTCGTACTTGACCTGGGCGAAGAGGAACGCGCCGCCGGCGATCATGATGGTGCCGATGATCGGGAAGATCTTGTAGCGCCCGGTCTTCCCGGTGATCCGGCCGGAGACGATCGAGCTGAGCATGATGCCGGCCATCAGCGGCAGCATCAGCAGCCCGGACTCGGTCGGCGTGTAGCCCTGCACGACCTGCATGAACTGCGGGATCATGGTGATCGCGCCGAACATCGCGACACCGACGATGACACCGCCGATGATCGCCACGGTGAAGGTCGAGTTCTTGAACAGCCGCAGCGGGATCAGCGCGGCGTCCTTCATCCAGCGCTCGACGACGATGAAGGCGATCACGCCGACACCGCCGATGACGTAGCAGAGGATCGACTTCTGGTCGCCCCAGCCCCACTTCTGGCCCTGCTCGGCGACGATCAGGAACGGCACGACCGCGACGACCATCGTCAGCGCGCCCCACCAGTCGATCTTGTGCTTGTGCGGCGTGTGCGGCACGTTCAGCACCCGGGCCACGACGAACAGCGCGATGACGCCGATCGGGACGTTGATCAGGAAGACCCAGCGCCAGCCGTGCAGGCCGGCCAGCGAGTCGATGCCCGCGAAGAAGCCGCCCAGCACCGGGCCGAGCACGGTCGACAGGCCGAAGACGGCCAGGATGTAGCCCTGGTACTTCGCGCGTTCACGCGGCGGCACGATGTCGCCGAGGATGGTCATGGCCAGCGACATCAGGCCGCCGGCGCCGAGACCCTGCACCGCGCGGAACGCGGCGAGCTGGTACATCGACGTCGCGAACGTCGAAGCGAGCGAACCGGCGACGAAGATGGTGATCGCGGTCAGGTAGAACGGCTTGCGCCCGTAGATGTCGGAGAGCTTGCCGTAGATCGGCGTGACGATCGTCGAGGTGATCAGGTACGCCGTGGTCGCCCAGGCCTGCAGGTCGAAGCCGTGCAGGTCGTTGGCGATCTTGACGATCGAGGTACCCACGATCGTCTGGTCGAGCGCGGCCAGGAACATGCCGCACATCAGGCCGCTCAGGATCGTGACGATCTGGCGGTGGCTCAGCCGTGGCGGTTGGCCCGCCTCGGGCTGAGCGGGAGCTTCGGTGGTGGAACTCATGCGTTGGCCCCCTTGGCCGGTGCACCGGCGGACGCGTGCGCGTCGGCCAGCTGTGGAGAGTGGTTCTCGATACCTGTGTTGAGGCGGCCGAAGAGGCGGTTCAGGGTGCGGATTTCCCCGTCCGTCCAGTCCCCGAGCACCTCGGCCAGCCACTGGTTGCGCTGCTTGCGGTTCTCTTCGAACACCCGCATGCCCTCCGGCGTCGGCGCGAGCAGGCAGGCACGCCCGTCTTCCGGGTCGGCCTGGCGCTCCACCAGGCCGTGCTGGACGAGCGAGCTGGACTGCCTGCTGATCGTGGAGATCTCGGAGTGCAGTGACTCGGCCAGCTTGCTGGTCCGCTGCGGGCCCTCGTGGATGAGGGTGAAGAGGATCGCGTACGCCGCCCGCTCGATGCCGTCCGGACCCTGCTTCGAGACCTGCGACTTCGCCTTGTTGATCAGGCGGACCAGGCGCACGAGCTCGTGCCCGAGCTGGTCGGCGAGGTCCAGCTCGGCGGTGGGCCGGGTGGTGTTCGTTGCCATCAATGGTCCTTCAAGGCGTTGGTTGGCAGCTGCAACTAGTTGCCTCAGGCAAGGATGTGCCTTCATCTGCGGTTGTGCAAGCGGAGTACCTCGTGATGTGGCAGAACACACTTTAGTTGTCGTATGCAAGCAAGATTCCTCCGGGCTGCTCGGAACAACGGCGGCCGCGGCGGGTTGAGAACGGTATGACCGACGACACAGCGTTGAAGGACTTCCTGGCCACCCACCGCCACGGTGTTCTCGCCACGATCCGGCGCGACGGCCGGCCGCAGCTGTCCACCATCACCTACCTCTACGAGCCGGAGTCCGCGAAGTTCATCGCGTCGATCACCGAGACCAGGGCGAAGACGAAGAACATGCGCCGTGACCCGCGGGTGACGTTCCACGTGGGCAGCGAGGACGGCTGGAGCTACGTCGTCGTCGAGGGCCGCGCTTCGCTCACCCCGCCGGCCGCGGCGCCCGACGACGACACGGTGGAAGCGCTGGTCGGCTACTACCGCCGGGCGGCGGGCGAGCACCCGGACTGGGCCGAGTACCGCGAGGCGATGGTCAACGACCAGCGGGTACTGCTGACCGTCCACGTCGAGAAGCTGCTGGGGCTGGTCCGCTGACTGCTCCGTTACGGCTGGTTTCGAAAGAACATTTCCGCAGTGCGGACTGTCCGGGCTTACGATGAGGCCATGAGCAACGAAGCTTTGGTCACCCGGCTCCGGGACCTGCTCGGCAAGGGCGCCGTGCTCACCGACTCCGACGTCACCGCCTCCTACGCCCGCGACATGATGCCGCTGGCGCCGTCGGGCACGCCGCTCGCCGTCGTGCTGCCCGCGAACACGGAGCAGGTGCAAGCGGTGGTGAAGGCGTGCGCCGAGGCGAAGGTGCCGATCGTGCCGCGCGGGGCGGGCAGCGGCCTGTCGGGCGCGGCGAACGCGATCGACGGCTGCGTCACGCTGTCGCTGACCAAGCTCAACGAGATCGTCGAGATCGACGCCGGCAACCGGCTGGCCGTGGTCCAGCCGGGCGTGGTCAACCTGGACTTCCGCAACGCCGTGGAGAAGCACGGGCTGTTCTACCCACCGGACCCGTCCAGCTACGACTGGTGCACGATCGGCGGCAACCTGTCGACCAACGCGGGCGGCCTCTGCTGCGTGAAGTACGGCGTGACGACGGATTCGGTGCTCGGCCTGGAGGTCGTCCTGGCCGACGGGTCGCTGCTGAAGACCGGCCGCCGCACCGTGAAGGGCGTCGCGGGCTACGACCTCGCACGGCTGTTCGTGGGCAGCGAGGGCACGCTCGGCGTGATCACCCAGGCAACGGTCCAGCTCAAGCCCCTGCCCCAGGCCCCGGCGACGCTGGTCGCGGGCTTCAGCACGACCGAAGCGGCCGGGGAGGCCGTCGCGCGGGTGGTCCGCGAAGGGCTGGTGCCGTCACTGCTGGAGATCATGGACGCGTCGTCGATCAAGGCGTCCGAGGCGTACCTGAAGACGGACCTCGGGGCGGGCTCGGACTGCCAGGCGCTGCTGCTGGGCCAGTCGGACGCGGGCGGCGAGGTGGCCCGCCGCGAGCTGGCGGCGCTGGAGCAGATCTGCGTCGACTGCGGAGCGGACCTGGCGTACACGACCGAGGACCTCGAAGAGGGGCGCATGCTCCTGCAGGCCCGCCGGGTGGTGCTGACGGCGCTGGAGACGTACGGCCTGTGGCTGACCGACGACGTGTGCGTGCCGCGGACGCGCATCGCGGAGCTGATCCGGGGCTGCGAGAAGATCAGCTCGGAGGTGGGGCTCCGCATCGCGGTGGTGGGTCACGCCGGCGACGGCAACATGCACCCGACGATCGTGTACCAGCCGGACGACCCGTCGGAGTTCTCGCGGGCGCAGCGCGCGTTCGACGAAATCCTCGAGGTGGGGCTGTCCCTGGGCGGGACGGTGACCGGCGAGCACGGGGTCGGGAAGATCAAGCGCGAGTGGCTGGCGCGGGAGATCGGACCGGTGGGGCTGCGGGTGCACCAGGAGATCAAGCGGGCGCTGGACCCGGAGAACCTGTTCAACCCGGGCTCGATGTTCTCGATGACCTGAGCTCAGTCCCGGATGCGGGGAATGCGCTGGGTGACCTCGGGGTCGGTCTCCGTGACGGCCTTCTTCTCGCGGCGCGCCTTCAGGTACTCGATGACGATCGGGACCACGGAAATCAGCACGATCAGGACGAAGATCGCATCGATGTTCTTGCCGATGAAGGGGATGTCACCGAGGAGGTAGCCGAGCACCGTGATGCCGGCAGCCCACAGGATGCCGCCGATCACCGTGTAGGTGAAGTAGGTCTTGGGACTCATCCGGCCGATGCCGGCGATCCAGGTGATGAACGTCCGGACGAAGGGCACGAACCGGGCCAGCACGACCGCCTTCGGCCCGTGCCTCTCCAGGAAGGCGTGCGTTTTGTCGACGTGTTCGCGCTTGAAGAACTTCGAGTCGGGCCGGTTGAACAGCTTCGGCCCGGCGAAGTAGCCGATGTAGTAGCCGACCACGTTGCCCAGCAGCGCCGAGACGGTCACGAGCACGCAGGTCAGCCACAGGGGGAACAGCTTGTCGTTCGCGATGAGCAGACCCGCGGTGAAGAGCAGGGAGTCCCCGGGCAACACCGGGAAGATGCTGCTCTCGATGAAGATCACGAGGCACAGCACCGCGACCGCGGGCCCGGCCACGCCGTCGAGCAGGACGTTCGGGTCCAGCCATGACGGCAGCAGGGACATCGTGTTGACCGTGCTCTGGGCGAGAATCACCTGGAAAACGGTACAGGGTCACCCTGAGTCGTGACTGAGACCCGCCTCAGACCAACGTCAGCAGGCCCACCACGGACCCCGCGGCGAGCCCCAGCAGCACCGCCAGCATCAGGATCCAGTACGCGGGCAGCTGGGCGGCCTGGCGCGGCGGCTCCGGGGGACGCGGGGCGAACGTCGTCGGCGCCTCCGCGTCCAAGGCCGCTCGCTCGCGCTCCAGGGAGTCCGCGCTCGCGCCCGACAGCAGCCCGTACGCCGACGGCAGCTCGTTGATCGCGCTGGTCGGGACCGCGTCCGTGACCGGTTCCGAAGTAGGGACTGCGGGCGACGACCCCGTGGCGGACGGCGACACCTGCGGTGCGAAGACGGCTTGCGCGCGAAGGGCGTCCGCCAGCAACTGCTCGGGGTCCTTCGGCTCGCTCATCTCCGCCCGTCTCCATCAAGTGGGGGATGCCCCCACGCCCCCGCCGGGGCTCTGCCCCGGAGCCCCGGGGTTCAGCAACGTCTACGTACTCAAGGTAGCCGTTCCCACCTCGGCGACCCATTCTCCCCGGCGCAGCACTTTCGCCGGCCGCAGGTCCTGGTCGAGGACCACGATGTCGGCCTGGTACCCGGCGCACAGCATGCCGGTGCGGTCCGCGATGCCGAGCAGCTCCGCCGGCCGCTGCGACGTCGCGTGCACCGCGTCGAGGATGCCGAGTTTCGCACCCCGGACCAGATTGCGGAAGGCGGTGTCCATCGTCAGGGTGCTGCCGGCCAGCGAACCGTTGTCGGCGAGGGTGGCGACGCCGTCGTGGACGTCGACCTCGAGGCGGCCCAGCGTGTAGCGGCCGTCCGCCGCGTCCGTCGCCGACATCGCGTCGGTGATCAGGACCGTCCGGTTGCGGCCCGCGTGCTTCGCCGCCAGGCGCACGACCGTCGGGTGCAGGTGGACCAGGTCGCAGATCAGCTCGATGGTGATGCGCTCGTCGTCCAGCAGCGCGCCGATCGGGCCGGGCTCGCGGTGGTGCAGCGGCCGCATGCCGTTGAACAGGTGGGTCGCCACCGTCGCGCCCGCGTCGATCGCCGGCAGCAGCTGCTCCTCGACGCCGTCGGTGTGCCCGATGGCCGCGATGACGCCGGACTCGGCGAGCTGGCGGACGGCCTTGACCCCGCCGTGCAGCTCGGGGGCGATGGTGACCATCCGGATCGCGCCCTGGCCCGCGCGCAGCAGCTTCTCGACCGTGCCGGTGTCCGGTTCGAGCAGGGTCTCCGGGTCGTGCGCGCCGCAGCGGGCCTTCGAGATGAACGGCCCCTCCAGGTGGATGCCCGCGACCTCGCCGTCCTGGACGAGCTCACGCAGGGCGGCGACCTGCTCGCGCAGGATGTCCACCGGGTCCGAGACCAGGCTGGCCAGCATGGTCGTGGTGCCGTGACGGCGGTGCGCGCGCACCGCCGTCAGGAGTTCCTCGGGATCGAGGGAGGTGAACGAGCCACCTCCCCCGCCGTGGCAGTGGGTGTCGACGAAACCAGGCACGACCAGTGCCCCGCCGACGTCCACGTGCTCGCCGGACGGCGGGGTCCCGGAACCCACGCCGGCGATCCGCCCGTCGGTGACGGCGACCCAGCCGTCGTCGAGTACACGGTCCGGGGCAGCGACCCGGCCGCCCATGATCACGAAATCTCCGGCGCCTCTCACGCACCCCAGCATATATTGGTCTGGACCAAGCACGGTGATACGACTCAGTGATCGGGATGGTCCACCCGGGTCACTGTGGGGCTTGCATGGCCTTCTGGAGTGCCTCGAGCGCCCGGCTGGCGGTCGACTTAACGGTACCCTTGGAAATACCTGCGGCCTCAGAGATCTCGGCCTCGCTCAGCCCGCCGTAGTAGCGGAGCACCAGCACTTCGCGCTGGCGGGGCGGCAGCTTCGACAGCGCGCTGACCACGGCCTGGTGCTCGCTGGAGAGCATCGCGAGGCTCTCCGCGGAGCGTGCGTTCACGGCGTGTGGCGGCACGTACTCGCGCGCGGTCTTGCGGCGGCGCAGCACGCTGCGCGACCCGTTGACCACCGCGGTGCGCAGGTAGCCGACCGCGGCCGCGGCGTCCCGGAGCCTGCCCCAGTTGCGGTGCAGGCCGGTGAAGGCCTCCTGGACCACGTCTTCCGCCGTCGCGGGCTCGTCGACCAGCAGAATCGCCAGCCGGACCAGCCGCATGCGGTGCTGGCGGTAGAGGTCTTCGAGGGTCAGGGGTGCGGCGGTCTGCGCCGGAGCCGGACCGTCCATGACCCGCAGGTGGCCGAGGGTCGCCTCGACACTGCGCTCCGCATTGCCCTCGAGCATGAACCCCTGCCTGTTCTCGACCCCGGTTTGCACGGTGTGCCGCGTCAGCAGGTTCACGGTATTCACAGCGCTCACACAGGTACTGACGCACGCCCAGCCTATCGGGTTCGGATGCCGGTGCCACAGATCGGATGCTGGTACAGAACCGTGACACGGGTAGCGTCGGGAGCAGTCCGTCCCGCGCCGACCCCGGAGATCCACATGGCCTGGTTCCTCGTCGAAATCACCTACGTCCAGGAGAAGATGCCGGACGTCCGGCCGCGTCACCGCGAGTTCCTGAGCAAGCTGGCCGCGGAGGGCCGCGTCGCGGTCGCCGGGCCGCTCGGCGACGGCACCGGAGGAGTCACGCTGTACCAGGCCGACGACGAGGCGCACCTCAAGGAGACGATCGACCAGGACCCGTACTTCCTGGAAGGCGTCATCGCCGAGCGGTCCGTCCGCGAGTTCAAGCCGGTGATCGGCGCCTGGCTGCCCCAGGAGTCATAGGTCCAGCACGGCGGGGCCGCGGTCGACGCAGATCCGCAGGGATCCGCCGTCGGCCGTGGGCACCGCGCAGGTCCCGCAGAAGCCCTGCCGGCACGAATACGGCGTGCCGGGCCGGGCCGCCAGCAGGACGTCGAGGGCGCTCCGGTCGCCCGGCACCTCCAAGACGCGTCCTGACCTGCGCAGAACCAGCCGGAACGGCTCGCCGGCGACGATCGGCGGCGGGGCGAACCGTTCGAAGTGGACGGCCTTGGCCGCGGTCAGGGCCAGGTCGGCGCGGACGCCGGTGATCATCGGCGCCGGGCCGCAGCAGTAGACGGACGCGCCCTCCGGCAGGCCCTCGAGCAGCTCGGCGCCGGAGGCCGGGATGCCGTACTCGGTGTCCGGGCGGATCCACACGCGGTCGTCGTCCGGCAGCTCGCCGAGGAACGGCATCGACCCGCGGCTGCGTCCGGTGTAGACCAGCCGCCAGTCCGCGCCCGCTGCCACGCAGCGGCGCACCATCGGCAGGATCGGCGTGATCCCGATGCCGCCGGCGACGAACAGGAACGGCCCGGCGCCGACGAGGGGGAACGCGGTCCGCGGGCCCCGCACGGTGACGCGGGTGCCCGGGGCCAGGGCGTGGACCTCGCCGGACGCGGTGCCGATCCGCCGGACGGCGATCCGGTAGTGCGTCCGGTCGTCCGGGTCGCCGCACAGCGAGTACTGCCTGACCAGGCCGGACGGCAGCACCAGGTCGATGTGCGCGCCCGGGCGCCAGGCCGGCAGCGGGGTGTCGCCACCGGCGAGCCGCAGGCTCACGACGTCATCGGCTTCGGGCCGGATCCTTTCGACGACCAGCGAAAGGTTGCGGTCCACGGCGCGCACGGGCGGCCGCCGCTGCCCGCTCAATTGCGACAACCGCCGGTAAACGCCCACCACACCGACCAAAGCGGACATCAGGTGATCGGTGCGCCCGCTGCCGTCGAGCCGGGTGGGGCGCCCGAGGGTCACCCCGCAGCCCGGGCCGCCGGCGAGCTCGCCAGGTAGGCCACGGCCTGCTCGGTGTTCCCGGTCTCCGCCGGGTGGTAGCCGCGGCGGAAGTAGGGCCGGATCTCCCGCACCAGGTCGCGCCCGGACGGCAGCAGCCCCCGCTTCGCCGCCCGGCGGTAGCCCCGCAGCGACGCGCGGCCGGGCACGGCCGGGTCGTGGCGCATCAGGTACCGCGTGCCACGGGCGAAGACCCAAGCCAGCACCGGCGTCACCGCCGCCATGCTGCGGACCCGCCGTCCGTACCGCCCGTCGAGGTGCACGAACAGGTCGAACGCCACCGACCGGTGCTCGACCTCCTCGGCGCCGTGCCAGCGCAGCAGGTCCAGCATCACCGGGTCGGCGCCCGCGGCCTCCAGGGGCGCGTCGAGCACCCACTGGCCGAGGAACGCCGTGTAGTGCTCGATCGCGGCGATGATCCCCAGCCGCTCGACCAGCCACTCTTCGGCGGCCTGCCCGGTCAGGTCGCGGTCGCCCAGCAGCTTCCGGAACAGCCACTCCATCTGCGCCACGAACGGCCGCACCGGCACGCCCGCCACTTCGAGGTGCGCGGCCGCGCCGTCGTGGGCCTCGGCGTGCACGGCCTCCTGGCCGATGAAGCCGAGGACGTCCTCCTTGAGCCGCTCGTCGCGGATCAGCGGCACCGCCTGCTTGAACACCTCGACGAACCAGCGCTCGCCCTCGGGCAGCGCCAGGTGCAGCACGTTGATGGTGTGCGTGGCCTGCGGCTCGCCGGGGATCCAGTGCATCGGCAGCGCCGCCCAGTCGAACTTCACGTCCCGCGCGTGCAGGACGAGCTGTTCGTCCGGGGACGTCACGACGCCCGGCCGGACAGCTCGTAGTCGGCCGGGTCGACCTTGCGCGTCTCGAGCCAGTAGCGCCAGGTGAAGCCGGGCCAGATCGTCCGGTTGACGCCCTTCGCGTCGAGGTACCAGCTCTTGCAGCCGCCCTGCGTCCAGACGCCCTTGACCAGCTTGTCCTGGATCTCGCGCTGGAACTCGTCCTGCACGCCCGGCCGGACGTCGAGGGCGGCGGCGCCGCGCGAATCGGCGAGCTTGATCGCGTCGACGACGTACCGCGACTGCGACTCGATCATGAACACGACGGAGTTGTGGCCCAGCGCGGTGTTCGGCCCGAGCAGGAAGAACAGGTTGGGGAAGCCGGAGACGGTGATCCCCTTGTGGGTCTGCATGCCCTCGCTCGCCCACTCCTTGGCGAGGTCGCGGCCGTCGACGCCGGTGATGGTGAGGTACTCCAGCGCGTCGGTCACCTTGAAGCCGGTGCCGTAGACGATGGCGTCGACCTCGTGCTCCACGCCGGCGGAGTCGACGATCGAGTGCGCCTTGACCTCGCGGATCCCCTCGGTGACGAC
Encoded proteins:
- a CDS encoding PPOX class F420-dependent oxidoreductase — its product is MTDDTALKDFLATHRHGVLATIRRDGRPQLSTITYLYEPESAKFIASITETRAKTKNMRRDPRVTFHVGSEDGWSYVVVEGRASLTPPAAAPDDDTVEALVGYYRRAAGEHPDWAEYREAMVNDQRVLLTVHVEKLLGLVR
- a CDS encoding MFS transporter; this translates as MSSTTEAPAQPEAGQPPRLSHRQIVTILSGLMCGMFLAALDQTIVGTSIVKIANDLHGFDLQAWATTAYLITSTIVTPIYGKLSDIYGRKPFYLTAITIFVAGSLASTFATSMYQLAAFRAVQGLGAGGLMSLAMTILGDIVPPRERAKYQGYILAVFGLSTVLGPVLGGFFAGIDSLAGLHGWRWVFLINVPIGVIALFVVARVLNVPHTPHKHKIDWWGALTMVVAVVPFLIVAEQGQKWGWGDQKSILCYVIGGVGVIAFIVVERWMKDAALIPLRLFKNSTFTVAIIGGVIVGVAMFGAITMIPQFMQVVQGYTPTESGLLMLPLMAGIMLSSIVSGRITGKTGRYKIFPIIGTIMIAGGAFLFAQVKYDSALWHPLVAAAIIGLGLGQCMQTLIIAVQNAGPRSDMGVSTASATFFRQIGGTAGVAIFLTVLFNTLLPNITKAFGGQLPAGAGAGIGNLSENTSGIQSLPEAIRTPVLIGFTESITTVFYIAGAVALLATLVLLFMKEIPLTNAAPAAAAMEGGEALLEADDHADEPTEIVEPVRPVDREPALVGSGGKHALSTNGHGDYQAVSGALPITNSVAESELDTPVGAGGVPVTGHVRRQDGSHVAGAALTLIDQRGRQVARATGAADGSYSVPSQGPGAYVLIVSAHGHQPQASSVVISNGPATVDVTLTGSGELTGTVRAAATGQPLPNVTVTLTDGRGEVNGAFITTTDGTYAFVGVGAGAYTLVASSEGYRPFAVTLTVPDSGVLRHDVELASSVLLSGTARTEGDRVVPDARITVLDAEGNVAAVARTDGEGKYVVSDLPAGAYTVVASGYPPATSQVELTGGEADHDVRLSYDQALDELVDRS
- a CDS encoding DedA family protein codes for the protein MNVVSIEAAGVGVSWLDTAGPLLVWVIVLSFVLVECALIIGLFLPGDSLLFGAGVVLAQHGSDANAWFLSGAALIVAVLGNQIGYYIGRTGGTKLIARRDGKVLNRQALERAQRFLDRRGFFAIVAARWIPWIRTLAPLIAGAARMDPRRFMAATALGGLLWVPTLVLLGYYGAGLLDALPWLKTAALWISIAFFVIGTGYGVLRYRQEMRRPVDERDDARA
- a CDS encoding FAD-binding oxidoreductase, whose translation is MSNEALVTRLRDLLGKGAVLTDSDVTASYARDMMPLAPSGTPLAVVLPANTEQVQAVVKACAEAKVPIVPRGAGSGLSGAANAIDGCVTLSLTKLNEIVEIDAGNRLAVVQPGVVNLDFRNAVEKHGLFYPPDPSSYDWCTIGGNLSTNAGGLCCVKYGVTTDSVLGLEVVLADGSLLKTGRRTVKGVAGYDLARLFVGSEGTLGVITQATVQLKPLPQAPATLVAGFSTTEAAGEAVARVVREGLVPSLLEIMDASSIKASEAYLKTDLGAGSDCQALLLGQSDAGGEVARRELAALEQICVDCGADLAYTTEDLEEGRMLLQARRVVLTALETYGLWLTDDVCVPRTRIAELIRGCEKISSEVGLRIAVVGHAGDGNMHPTIVYQPDDPSEFSRAQRAFDEILEVGLSLGGTVTGEHGVGKIKREWLAREIGPVGLRVHQEIKRALDPENLFNPGSMFSMT
- a CDS encoding MarR family winged helix-turn-helix transcriptional regulator, translated to MATNTTRPTAELDLADQLGHELVRLVRLINKAKSQVSKQGPDGIERAAYAILFTLIHEGPQRTSKLAESLHSEISTISRQSSSLVQHGLVERQADPEDGRACLLAPTPEGMRVFEENRKQRNQWLAEVLGDWTDGEIRTLNRLFGRLNTGIENHSPQLADAHASAGAPAKGANA
- a CDS encoding VOC family protein, with protein sequence MAKLMSVHHLALTVTDVDRSVPWYVRVLDLEEVTRREEPDTGLRKVALRSAGDEFSVVLVQHADTGRRGFDERRTGLDHVAFRVHSAAELAEWECRLQEFGVHYQDAAPSRTFEGSRVVVFRDPDGIQLEIWADPEL
- a CDS encoding YceI family protein, coding for MTGLRATFRTAEGWAVEHAVLTVTDPAGRQVARQAADVRGEVVTDALAPGAYTAVVTAAGYTPIARTAQIASDGSGSLGDVVLAPVAEAVELPPAGPWVIDPMHTSVVATARHLGIASIKARFPDVSGRIEIGRPAERSSVHAEIKAASIETGIRMRDDHLRSPDFLDVDVHPVITFTSTGLRQRGPDSWTLLGELTLHGERREVELELTYGGWGPDPWGGVRVAFHAETTLHRNDFAINYSAMVRAGVAAVGTTVKIELDVEAVQGETLPQF